In Lysobacter luteus, a single window of DNA contains:
- a CDS encoding RNA polymerase sigma factor, with translation MNGAADPGDDMLMLAWAGGDVASFELLYARHRGPLYRFLMRQVHDPALADELFQDIWQRVIGARADWTPEALFRTWLFRIAHNRLADHWRAARHRPPAPDDGDERAARQPDPSTPERALSEFEQRRRLQRAIEQLPDEQRTVVLLRLEQELSLDEIGAVTGAGRETVKSRLRYAMDKLRAELNP, from the coding sequence ATGAACGGGGCGGCCGATCCGGGCGACGACATGCTGATGCTGGCCTGGGCCGGTGGCGACGTCGCGTCGTTCGAGCTGCTCTACGCCCGGCACCGTGGGCCGCTGTACCGGTTCCTCATGCGCCAGGTGCATGACCCGGCGCTGGCCGACGAGCTGTTCCAGGACATCTGGCAGCGGGTGATCGGCGCGCGCGCGGACTGGACGCCCGAGGCGCTGTTCAGGACCTGGCTGTTCCGGATCGCGCACAACCGGCTGGCCGACCACTGGCGCGCCGCCCGGCACCGCCCGCCGGCACCGGACGACGGCGATGAGCGGGCGGCCCGCCAGCCCGACCCGTCGACACCCGAGCGGGCGCTGTCGGAGTTCGAACAGCGCCGCCGGCTGCAGCGGGCGATCGAGCAGCTGCCCGACGAGCAGCGCACCGTGGTCCTGCTGCGGCTGGAACAGGAACTGAGCCTGGACGAGATCGGCGCGGTGACCGGCGCGGGGCGTGAGACGGTGAAGTCGCGGCTGCGCTACGCGATGGACAAGCTGCGCGCGGAGCTCAATCCATGA
- a CDS encoding bifunctional diguanylate cyclase/phosphodiesterase — MHGEAPGVDALTEALRAARARVDSLEKSERLQQALYEIADLAGSDLEMADMLGRIHEVVGGLMYAENFYIVLFDDARDSFRFLYFADRIDPFEADPAHEILGSEMPNSLTRALLHHGEPVRGSSDEVRLRLGVGRDDSHGPDSQDWLGVPMRRDDRVCGAIVVQSYDRPNSYGDEERALLAFVAQHILTALDRHQAREELERRVEERTYALQLSNRDLQAEIVERQRAERLQRALFRIAELSITSETLERFYAQVHDVVGELLYARNFYIALLSDDGERLEFPYSIDERDVARVSRRLGAGMTEYVIASGRALLADRHRIAQLEAEGQLRSHGSLSQCWLGVPLYRDEAVVGVIAVQSYSAAIIFTTRDQDLLTFVAHHISIGLARKQGQDRLVAAHAELEQRVESRTRELAMANAELLEQIGERVRAEQQLTHQARHDALTDLPNRHQLLDRLASAITRARSDWRHRELGEPARTFAVLFLDLDRFKLINDSVGHSAGDDLLVEAGRRIVATARATDTVARLGGDEFAILVEGIDGPHVAEELAQRLLQALGQPCWIAGREVFPSASLGIALWHPRYDSGAELLRDADAAMYRAKAAGRDRWAVFDEEMREQAMRILDLEADLRRAINGDNFVAHYQPIVRLRDRAVIGHEALLRWRHPTRGLLLPGDFIGLGEDNGLIEEVDWLMYGQVIARLAQGGEGYISINVSPRHFRTVDFADRLLRMIDTAGADPRRLRIEITEVALLDDVSRALRTLRTLRDHGVLAQLDDFGTGYSALSYLHRFPIECLKIDRSFVAGLSDRTENESVAVVRAIQALAGTLGIHTIGEGIENEQQAAVLCDLGCEHGQGYLLGRPAEQMSGQSPATTPG; from the coding sequence ATGCACGGGGAGGCCCCGGGCGTCGACGCGCTGACGGAGGCGTTGCGCGCCGCGCGTGCGCGCGTCGATTCGCTGGAGAAGTCCGAGCGCCTGCAGCAGGCGCTGTACGAGATTGCAGACCTGGCTGGTTCGGACCTGGAGATGGCCGACATGCTCGGCCGCATCCATGAGGTCGTCGGCGGCCTGATGTACGCCGAGAACTTCTACATCGTGCTGTTCGACGATGCGCGCGACAGCTTCCGGTTCCTTTACTTCGCCGACCGCATCGACCCGTTCGAGGCCGACCCGGCCCACGAGATCCTCGGCTCGGAGATGCCCAACAGCCTGACGCGCGCGCTGTTGCACCACGGCGAGCCGGTGCGCGGGTCATCCGACGAGGTGCGGCTGCGCCTCGGTGTCGGCCGCGACGATTCGCACGGACCCGACAGCCAGGACTGGCTGGGCGTGCCGATGCGTCGCGACGACCGCGTCTGTGGCGCGATCGTGGTGCAGAGCTACGACCGGCCCAACAGCTACGGCGACGAGGAGCGGGCGCTGCTCGCGTTCGTTGCCCAGCACATCCTGACCGCGCTCGACCGGCACCAGGCGCGCGAAGAGCTCGAGCGCCGGGTCGAGGAGCGCACTTACGCGCTGCAGCTCAGCAACCGCGACCTGCAGGCGGAGATCGTCGAACGCCAGCGGGCCGAGCGGCTGCAACGCGCGCTGTTCCGGATCGCCGAACTGTCGATCACCTCGGAGACACTGGAGCGCTTCTACGCGCAGGTGCACGACGTCGTCGGCGAGCTGCTGTACGCGCGCAACTTCTACATCGCGCTGCTGTCCGACGACGGCGAGCGGCTCGAGTTCCCGTACTCCATCGACGAGCGCGACGTCGCCCGCGTCAGCCGCCGGCTTGGCGCCGGCATGACCGAGTACGTGATCGCCAGCGGCCGCGCGTTGCTGGCCGACCGCCACCGGATCGCCCAGCTGGAGGCCGAGGGCCAGCTGCGCAGCCACGGCTCGCTGTCGCAATGCTGGCTCGGCGTGCCGCTGTACCGCGACGAGGCCGTGGTCGGAGTGATCGCGGTGCAGAGCTACTCCGCGGCGATCATCTTCACCACGCGCGACCAGGACCTGCTGACCTTCGTCGCCCACCACATCAGCATCGGACTGGCGCGCAAGCAGGGGCAGGACCGCCTTGTCGCCGCCCATGCCGAACTGGAGCAGCGCGTGGAGTCGCGCACGCGCGAACTGGCGATGGCCAACGCCGAGTTGCTGGAGCAGATCGGCGAGCGCGTGCGTGCCGAGCAGCAACTGACCCACCAGGCGCGCCACGACGCATTGACCGACCTGCCCAACCGGCACCAGCTGCTCGACCGGCTGGCTTCGGCCATCACCCGCGCGCGCAGCGACTGGCGCCACCGCGAGCTGGGCGAGCCGGCGCGGACCTTCGCGGTGCTGTTCCTCGACCTGGACCGGTTCAAGCTGATCAACGACAGCGTGGGCCATTCCGCCGGCGACGACCTGCTGGTCGAGGCGGGGCGCCGGATCGTCGCCACGGCACGCGCGACGGATACGGTGGCGCGGCTGGGTGGCGACGAGTTCGCCATCCTGGTCGAGGGCATCGACGGCCCCCACGTGGCCGAGGAACTGGCGCAGCGGCTGCTGCAGGCGCTGGGACAGCCCTGTTGGATCGCCGGACGCGAGGTGTTCCCGTCGGCGAGCCTCGGAATCGCGTTGTGGCACCCGCGTTACGACAGTGGCGCCGAGCTGCTGCGCGACGCCGATGCGGCGATGTACCGCGCCAAGGCCGCCGGTCGCGACCGCTGGGCCGTGTTCGACGAGGAGATGCGCGAGCAGGCCATGCGCATCCTCGACCTCGAGGCCGACCTGCGCCGCGCGATCAACGGTGACAACTTCGTCGCCCACTACCAGCCGATCGTGCGGCTGCGCGACCGTGCCGTGATCGGCCACGAGGCGTTGCTGCGCTGGCGCCACCCGACCCGCGGGTTGCTGCTGCCCGGCGACTTCATCGGCCTGGGCGAGGACAACGGCCTGATCGAAGAGGTCGACTGGCTGATGTATGGGCAGGTGATCGCCCGGCTGGCGCAGGGTGGCGAAGGCTACATCTCCATCAACGTCTCGCCCCGCCACTTCCGCACCGTCGATTTCGCTGACCGCCTGCTGCGGATGATCGACACCGCGGGCGCCGATCCGCGCCGGCTGCGCATCGAGATCACCGAGGTCGCGTTGCTGGACGACGTGTCACGCGCGCTGCGCACCCTGCGCACGCTGCGCGACCACGGCGTGCTGGCCCAGCTGGACGATTTCGGCACCGGCTATTCGGCGCTGTCCTACCTGCACCGTTTCCCGATCGAGTGCCTGAAGATCGACCGCAGTTTCGTGGCCGGGCTGTCGGACCGCACCGAGAACGAGAGTGTCGCCGTGGTGCGGGCGATCCAGGCGCTGGCCGGGACGCTCGGCATCCACACGATCGGCGAAGGCATCGAGAACGAGCAACAGGCCGCGGTGCTCTGCGACCTGGGCTGCGAACATGGCCAAGGCTATCTGCTCGGCCGACCGGCCGAGCAGATGTCGGGTCAGTCGCCCGCGACAACGCCCGGCTGA
- a CDS encoding vWA domain-containing protein, which produces MHRPHARTTTLATALLAAIAVAACSTTHESPVADETGRVAQGERASQAQDAQAARRTPAPPAPASLHMVAPAGMPAFAPPPANTEHYAGLDDNPVHRVSDQPVSTFSVDVDTGSYSNVRRMLLDGVRPPADAVRAEEFINYFDYGHPAPSGTDVPFGITTELAPAPWNAERRLLMIGIKGYDIRRADLPPSNLVLLIDTSGSMNSPDKLPLLKRAMGMLVRQLRPQDTVSIVVYAGSAGLVLPPTPGNRQGEILAALSKLEAGGSTNGGDGIRLAYDMARQGFIEGGTNRVLLATDGDFNVGTVDQGALETLVADQRASGIALTTLGFGQGNYNDALAERLADLGNGNHAYIDSALEARRVLVEAMGSTLATIASDVKVQVEFNPAVVAEYRLVGYENRVLRNEDFANDKVDAGDIGAGHSVTALYELTLAGSPAVRLPGLRYGDTSQTTASDSREVAHVRLRYKQPGTDTSRLVETPVLRDRLRAQPGESMRFAAAVAGFADLLRGGARTDGWGWDGVLATARSAQGGPGQGMRAEFVELVELARPLVEPRPVASGGLDASDARPSQPGVVAGD; this is translated from the coding sequence ATGCACCGCCCGCACGCCCGCACGACCACGCTCGCCACCGCCCTGCTCGCCGCCATCGCCGTGGCCGCCTGCAGCACGACCCATGAGTCGCCGGTGGCCGATGAAACCGGCCGGGTCGCCCAGGGCGAGCGTGCCAGCCAGGCGCAGGACGCGCAGGCCGCGCGCAGGACCCCCGCTCCCCCTGCCCCGGCGTCCCTCCACATGGTGGCCCCCGCCGGCATGCCGGCCTTCGCGCCGCCGCCGGCCAACACCGAGCACTACGCCGGCCTCGACGACAACCCGGTCCACCGCGTGTCCGACCAGCCGGTGTCGACCTTCTCGGTCGACGTCGACACCGGCAGCTACAGCAATGTGCGTCGGATGCTGCTCGACGGTGTGCGCCCGCCCGCGGATGCGGTCCGCGCCGAGGAGTTCATCAACTACTTCGACTACGGCCACCCCGCGCCTTCCGGGACCGACGTGCCGTTCGGGATCACCACCGAGCTGGCGCCGGCGCCGTGGAACGCCGAGCGCCGCCTGTTGATGATCGGCATCAAGGGCTACGACATCCGCCGGGCTGACCTGCCGCCGTCCAACCTGGTCCTGCTCATCGATACCTCGGGCTCGATGAACTCGCCCGACAAGCTGCCGCTGCTCAAGCGCGCCATGGGCATGCTGGTGCGCCAGCTGCGTCCGCAGGACACGGTCTCTATCGTGGTGTATGCCGGCTCGGCCGGACTGGTGCTGCCGCCGACACCGGGCAACCGCCAGGGCGAGATCCTCGCCGCGCTCTCGAAGCTGGAGGCGGGTGGCAGCACCAATGGCGGCGACGGGATCCGGCTCGCCTACGACATGGCCCGGCAGGGCTTCATCGAGGGCGGAACCAACCGCGTGCTGCTGGCCACCGACGGTGACTTCAATGTCGGCACCGTCGACCAGGGCGCGCTGGAGACACTGGTCGCCGACCAGCGCGCCAGCGGCATCGCCTTGACCACGCTCGGCTTCGGCCAGGGCAACTACAACGATGCGCTGGCAGAACGGCTGGCCGACCTCGGCAATGGCAACCACGCCTATATCGACAGCGCGTTGGAAGCGCGGCGGGTGCTGGTCGAGGCCATGGGCTCGACCCTGGCGACCATCGCCAGCGACGTGAAGGTGCAGGTCGAGTTCAACCCCGCGGTGGTCGCCGAGTACCGCCTGGTCGGCTACGAGAACCGGGTGCTGCGCAACGAGGACTTCGCCAACGACAAGGTCGACGCCGGCGACATCGGTGCGGGGCATTCGGTGACCGCCCTGTACGAACTCACCCTCGCCGGTTCGCCGGCGGTCCGCTTGCCCGGGTTGCGCTACGGCGATACCAGTCAGACCACCGCAAGCGACAGCCGCGAGGTCGCCCACGTCCGGCTGCGCTACAAGCAGCCTGGCACCGATACCAGCCGGCTGGTGGAAACCCCGGTGCTGCGCGACCGGCTGCGCGCGCAACCCGGCGAAAGCATGCGCTTCGCCGCAGCGGTCGCCGGCTTTGCCGACCTGCTGCGGGGCGGCGCGCGTACCGATGGCTGGGGTTGGGATGGCGTGCTGGCCACCGCGCGCAGCGCCCAGGGCGGTCCGGGCCAGGGCATGCGTGCGGAGTTCGTGGAACTGGTGGAGCTGGCACGGCCACTGGTCGAGCCGCGACCGGTCGCAAGCGGCGGCCTGGACGCCAGTGACGCGCGCCCTTCTCAGCCGGGCGTTGTCGCGGGCGACTGA
- a CDS encoding aldehyde dehydrogenase family protein — translation MPRLKPSYPYYLAGRAVAANTDLEVRDKYTGKRATRVAMANARTVEKAIAAAVAARPAMADFPPDARRDVLLHCVGQFEARREELAHALCIEAGKPIGDARGEVTRLIDTFRIAAGEATRIDGEVVELRISERTRGYRGMTRRVPVGVCSFITPFNFPLNLVAHKVAPAIAAGCPFVLKPAGKTPVGALIIGEVLAGTALPKGAFSILPCSNEDATALVEDDRIALLSFTGGPIGWELKSRAGRKKVVLELGGNAACIVDADPGRDMDEVVERLVSGAYYQSGQSCIAVQRILAHADVYPVLRRKLRAAVAKLPMGDPRDAATFIGPMIDEDAARRVEDWIAAARKAGAKKLAGGPRKGNMLPAWLLEGVPRDAELYRNEAFGPVALMEPFDDFDAALAAVNDSEYGLQAGVFTGRLDHAMRAWDRLEVGGVVVGDIPSFRVDNMPYGGVKGSGLGREGVRYAIADMTEPRLLVIREA, via the coding sequence ATGCCCAGGTTGAAGCCCAGCTACCCCTACTACCTCGCCGGCCGCGCGGTCGCCGCCAACACCGACCTCGAGGTGCGCGACAAGTACACCGGCAAGCGCGCCACGCGCGTCGCGATGGCCAATGCGCGTACCGTCGAAAAGGCGATCGCGGCGGCAGTGGCAGCCCGGCCGGCGATGGCCGACTTCCCGCCCGACGCGCGCCGCGACGTGCTGCTCCACTGCGTCGGGCAGTTCGAGGCGCGGCGCGAGGAGCTCGCGCATGCGCTGTGCATCGAGGCCGGCAAGCCGATCGGTGACGCACGCGGCGAGGTGACCCGGCTGATCGATACCTTCCGCATCGCGGCTGGCGAGGCGACCCGCATCGATGGGGAGGTGGTCGAGCTGCGCATCTCCGAGCGCACCCGTGGCTACCGCGGCATGACGCGGCGCGTCCCGGTCGGTGTCTGCAGCTTCATCACGCCGTTCAACTTCCCCCTCAACCTGGTCGCGCACAAGGTAGCGCCGGCGATCGCTGCGGGCTGCCCGTTCGTACTGAAGCCGGCCGGCAAGACCCCCGTTGGGGCGCTGATCATCGGCGAAGTGCTGGCAGGTACCGCGCTGCCGAAGGGCGCGTTTTCGATCCTGCCGTGCTCCAACGAGGACGCAACGGCGCTGGTCGAGGACGACCGCATCGCGTTGCTGAGCTTTACCGGGGGCCCCATCGGCTGGGAGCTCAAGTCGCGCGCCGGTCGCAAGAAGGTGGTGCTGGAACTCGGCGGCAATGCGGCCTGCATCGTCGATGCCGACCCCGGGCGCGACATGGACGAAGTGGTCGAGCGGCTGGTATCCGGCGCGTACTACCAGTCCGGCCAGAGTTGCATCGCGGTGCAGCGCATCCTCGCCCATGCCGACGTCTACCCTGTCCTGCGCCGGAAGCTGCGCGCGGCGGTCGCGAAGTTGCCGATGGGCGATCCCCGCGACGCCGCCACCTTCATCGGCCCGATGATCGACGAGGACGCCGCCCGACGCGTCGAGGACTGGATTGCCGCGGCGCGCAAGGCAGGCGCGAAGAAGCTCGCCGGCGGTCCACGCAAGGGCAACATGTTGCCGGCGTGGTTGCTGGAAGGCGTGCCGCGTGACGCCGAGCTCTACCGCAATGAAGCCTTCGGCCCGGTCGCGCTGATGGAACCGTTCGACGATTTCGACGCGGCGCTGGCGGCGGTCAATGACAGCGAGTACGGCCTGCAGGCCGGGGTGTTCACCGGGCGCCTCGACCACGCGATGCGCGCCTGGGACCGGCTCGAGGTCGGCGGGGTGGTGGTCGGCGACATCCCCAGCTTCCGCGTCGACAACATGCCCTACGGCGGGGTCAAGGGTTCGGGGCTGGGCCGCGAGGGCGTGCGTTACGCCATCGCCGACATGACCGAGCCGCGGCTGCTGGTGATCCGGGAAGCTTGA
- the xseA gene encoding exodeoxyribonuclease VII large subunit, whose product MSLDDPNHVLTPSQLNTLARDMLEGAFPLVWIEAELGNVARPASGHLYLTLKDARAQVRAAMFKPKSSWLKFVPREGMRVLARGRLTLYEARGEYQMVLDHMEEAGEGALRRAFEELKAKLAAEGLFDADRKRPLPAFATRIGVITSPTGAAVRDVLSVLGRRFALIQADVLPVQVQGASAAAQITRMLERAATSGRYDVLVLARGGGSLEDLWAFNDEALARAIATCPVPVVSAVGHETDFSLADFAADLRAPTPSVAAELLVPARDDIERRLRALDGRMRQLQAQHLRQWMQRADRAALRLNAVRPQARLELLCRRQAEGLRRLAAAWQKRLERERARVRHADAVLRAAHPQRRIARLRERLAAVSPRPRAAIGRRLGNDALRLRGLARSLEAVSPLATVARGYAILQHGDGRVVRSVLDAAPGDALDARLADGQLRIRVE is encoded by the coding sequence ATGTCCCTCGACGACCCCAACCACGTCCTGACCCCGAGCCAGCTGAACACGCTGGCGCGGGACATGCTGGAGGGCGCGTTCCCACTGGTATGGATCGAGGCCGAATTGGGCAATGTCGCCCGACCGGCGTCCGGGCACCTGTACCTGACCCTGAAGGACGCCCGCGCCCAGGTCCGGGCGGCGATGTTCAAGCCCAAGAGCAGCTGGCTCAAGTTCGTGCCGCGCGAAGGGATGCGCGTGCTGGCGCGTGGCCGCCTGACGCTGTACGAAGCCCGCGGCGAGTACCAGATGGTGCTCGACCACATGGAAGAGGCTGGCGAAGGCGCACTGCGGCGCGCATTCGAGGAGCTCAAGGCCAAACTGGCCGCCGAAGGCCTGTTCGACGCGGACCGAAAGCGGCCGCTGCCGGCGTTCGCCACGCGCATCGGCGTGATCACCTCGCCCACAGGCGCTGCCGTGCGCGACGTGCTCAGCGTGCTGGGACGGCGCTTCGCGCTGATCCAGGCCGACGTGTTGCCGGTGCAGGTGCAGGGCGCTTCCGCCGCGGCGCAGATCACCCGGATGCTGGAGCGCGCCGCAACCTCCGGGCGATACGACGTGCTGGTGCTCGCGCGTGGCGGTGGCTCGCTTGAAGACCTGTGGGCATTCAACGACGAGGCGCTTGCCCGCGCGATCGCCACCTGCCCGGTGCCGGTCGTGTCGGCCGTCGGGCACGAGACCGATTTCAGCCTGGCCGATTTCGCCGCCGACCTGCGGGCGCCGACGCCGTCGGTCGCCGCGGAACTGCTGGTGCCCGCCCGTGACGACATCGAGCGCCGCCTGCGTGCGCTCGACGGCCGGATGCGGCAATTGCAGGCGCAGCACCTGCGGCAATGGATGCAGCGTGCCGACCGCGCGGCGTTGCGTCTCAACGCCGTGCGCCCGCAGGCGAGACTGGAACTGCTTTGCCGCCGCCAGGCCGAGGGGCTCAGGCGACTGGCCGCGGCGTGGCAGAAGCGGCTCGAGCGCGAGCGCGCCCGCGTGCGCCACGCCGACGCCGTGCTGCGCGCGGCGCACCCGCAGCGGCGCATCGCCCGCCTGCGCGAGCGGCTGGCCGCGGTATCGCCCAGGCCGCGCGCGGCGATCGGGCGCCGGCTGGGCAACGACGCACTCCGCCTGCGGGGACTTGCGCGGTCGCTGGAGGCGGTCAGCCCGCTGGCCACCGTCGCGCGCGGCTACGCGATCCTGCAACACGGCGATGGCCGCGTGGTCCGCAGCGTCCTGGATGCGGCGCCCGGCGATGCGCTCGACGCGCGCCTGGCGGATGGCCAATTGCGTATCCGGGTGGAGTGA
- the ispG gene encoding flavodoxin-dependent (E)-4-hydroxy-3-methylbut-2-enyl-diphosphate synthase, with protein MNSDAHRPCAAPLFGPQPRRHTRAVTIGGVQVGGRAPVVVQSMTNTDTADVASTAKQVAELWRAGSELVRITVNTPEAAAAVPRIRDRLAMMGAEVPLIGDFHYNGHQLLTAEPAAAEALAKYRINPGNVGFGKKKDSQFATLIELAIKHGKPVRIGANWGSLDQALARQLMDENALRDEPWDAGRVLREALIRSALDSADRAVEIGLPADRIVLSAKVSGVQELVAVYRELATRGDYALHLGLTEAGIGSKGIVASSAALGILLQEGIGDTIRISLTPEPGQSRTNEVIVAQELLQTMGLRAFTPMVTACPGCGRTTSTFFQELAQKVQEHVRARMPEWKVTHPGAENLTLAVMGCVVNGPGESRHANIGISLPGTGEAPSAPVFEDGEKTVTLRGEHIADEFVGLIDAYVDRHYGAAGAA; from the coding sequence ATGAATTCCGATGCCCATCGCCCCTGCGCTGCTCCGCTTTTCGGGCCGCAACCTCGCCGCCATACCCGCGCCGTGACCATTGGCGGCGTCCAGGTGGGTGGACGGGCGCCGGTGGTGGTGCAGTCGATGACCAACACCGACACCGCCGACGTCGCGTCCACCGCCAAGCAGGTCGCCGAGCTGTGGCGCGCCGGCTCGGAGCTGGTGCGCATCACCGTCAACACGCCCGAGGCCGCCGCGGCCGTGCCGCGCATCCGCGACCGGCTGGCGATGATGGGGGCGGAGGTGCCGCTGATCGGCGATTTCCACTACAACGGCCACCAGTTGCTGACCGCCGAACCGGCCGCTGCCGAGGCGCTGGCCAAGTACCGCATCAACCCCGGCAACGTCGGCTTCGGCAAGAAAAAGGACAGCCAGTTCGCGACCTTGATCGAGCTGGCGATCAAACACGGCAAGCCGGTCCGGATCGGCGCCAACTGGGGTTCGCTCGACCAGGCGCTGGCACGGCAGTTGATGGACGAGAACGCTCTGCGCGACGAACCATGGGACGCCGGCCGGGTGCTGCGCGAGGCGCTGATCCGCTCGGCGCTGGACTCGGCCGACCGCGCGGTCGAGATCGGTCTTCCGGCTGACCGCATCGTGCTCAGCGCCAAGGTATCGGGCGTGCAGGAGCTGGTGGCGGTGTACCGCGAGCTGGCCACGCGCGGCGATTACGCGCTGCACCTGGGCTTGACCGAGGCCGGCATCGGCAGCAAGGGCATCGTGGCTTCGAGCGCCGCGCTTGGCATCCTGCTGCAGGAAGGCATTGGCGACACGATCCGGATCTCGCTGACGCCCGAGCCTGGCCAGTCGCGCACCAACGAAGTGATCGTCGCCCAGGAGCTGTTGCAGACGATGGGTTTGCGCGCGTTCACCCCGATGGTCACCGCGTGCCCGGGCTGTGGACGCACGACCAGCACGTTCTTCCAGGAGCTCGCGCAGAAGGTGCAGGAGCACGTACGCGCCAGGATGCCGGAGTGGAAAGTGACCCATCCCGGCGCGGAGAACCTGACCCTGGCGGTGATGGGCTGCGTGGTCAATGGCCCGGGCGAGTCCCGCCACGCCAACATCGGCATCTCGCTGCCGGGCACCGGCGAGGCCCCGTCGGCCCCGGTGTTCGAGGACGGGGAGAAGACCGTCACCCTGCGCGGCGAGCACATCGCCGATGAGTTCGTCGGCCTGATCGACGCCTACGTCGACCGCCACTATGGCGCCGCCGGCGCCGCCTGA
- a CDS encoding phosphatase PAP2 family protein, with the protein MAPPAPPDPARRRLPLASALRLERTLLRSLLHRHGWRLLLVFVGLLLPMWGFAELVDEVREREPIAFDEPMLALARDAASPALDRFFVIVTDLGYLHGVVPFDVLLVLTLMGLRRPREATFAGIALAGSGLLNVGTKLLFARDRPTLWESITPESSYSFPSGHAMGSATLAWVVVLLAWRTRWRWPVLLLAVPFVLLVGGSRVYLGVHFPSDILAGWAAASIWAAIVYLAVFRWRMHPWRTGR; encoded by the coding sequence ATGGCGCCGCCGGCGCCGCCTGATCCCGCCCGGCGTCGCCTGCCGCTCGCCTCGGCGCTGCGGCTGGAAAGGACGCTGCTCCGCAGCCTGCTGCACCGCCACGGTTGGCGACTGCTGCTGGTGTTCGTCGGACTGCTGCTGCCGATGTGGGGTTTTGCCGAGCTGGTGGACGAAGTGCGCGAGCGCGAGCCGATCGCGTTCGACGAGCCGATGTTGGCTCTCGCCCGCGACGCTGCCTCGCCGGCGCTGGACCGGTTCTTCGTGATCGTCACCGACCTGGGCTACCTGCACGGGGTGGTCCCGTTCGACGTGTTGCTGGTGCTGACCCTGATGGGCCTGCGGCGGCCGCGGGAGGCAACCTTTGCCGGCATCGCGCTGGCCGGGTCGGGCCTGCTCAACGTCGGTACCAAGTTGCTCTTTGCACGTGACCGGCCGACCTTGTGGGAATCGATCACCCCCGAGTCGAGTTACAGCTTTCCCAGCGGCCACGCGATGGGGTCGGCGACGCTGGCGTGGGTGGTGGTCCTGCTCGCCTGGCGCACCCGCTGGCGCTGGCCGGTGCTGCTGCTGGCGGTGCCGTTCGTGCTGTTGGTCGGTGGTTCGCGGGTCTACCTCGGGGTGCACTTTCCCTCCGACATCCTCGCCGGCTGGGCGGCGGCCAGCATCTGGGCGGCGATCGTCTACCTGGCCGTTTTCCGCTGGCGCATGCACCCCTGGCGCACCGGCCGCTGA